The Echinicola rosea genome has a segment encoding these proteins:
- a CDS encoding RNA polymerase sigma factor, whose product MSFLHHTPKVTDLSSSSERNTGFSYANMDEVRLWDAFREGNEEAFVAMYKQYANVLFNFGCQLTSDYDLVKDTLQDFFIYLRQKRSRLGQTDAIKPYLIKSFKRRMVVVLKKRQKHVSDKGTFDFRQFPVELSHETVYINRQFESEQLRRLNEALQQLDAREREAIYYFYFEGLSYQEIALIFEFSHVSSARRLVYRGLAHLRKFFVAYLVGVFWGLKEW is encoded by the coding sequence ATGTCTTTTCTGCACCATACCCCCAAAGTAACCGATCTTTCCAGTTCCAGTGAGCGGAATACTGGGTTTTCGTATGCTAACATGGACGAAGTCCGGCTATGGGATGCTTTTAGAGAAGGGAATGAGGAGGCCTTTGTTGCGATGTACAAACAGTACGCAAATGTACTCTTTAATTTTGGTTGCCAACTTACCTCTGATTACGATTTAGTAAAGGATACCCTACAGGATTTTTTTATTTATTTGAGGCAAAAAAGAAGCCGGCTGGGCCAAACGGATGCCATCAAGCCATACCTGATCAAAAGCTTCAAAAGAAGGATGGTCGTGGTCCTGAAAAAGCGGCAAAAGCACGTTTCAGACAAAGGTACATTTGACTTCAGGCAGTTTCCGGTGGAGCTTTCCCACGAGACGGTGTACATCAATCGCCAATTCGAAAGCGAGCAGCTCAGACGGTTAAATGAAGCCTTACAACAGCTCGATGCCAGAGAAAGGGAGGCGATTTACTATTTTTATTTTGAGGGGCTCAGTTATCAAGAGATTGCGCTGATTTTCGAGTTTTCACATGTTTCCTCAGCGAGAAGATTGGTTTATCGTGGACTCGCCCACCTGCGGAAATTCTTTGTTGCCTACCTAGTGGGGGTTTTTTGGGGCCTCAAAGAGTGGTAG
- a CDS encoding TonB-dependent receptor: protein MKNSLLFLVLLSLSTLSMAQTGKLTGTVTDQNGEGAQYVNVLLDGTGRGTLTDKDGSYTLENVAAGEQTVKFSSFTYSPVFRTVVIKEGQTTTLDISVDEDELQLQTVEIIGRAETSYKNTNSFIGTKSSTPIRDVPQSIGYVTKELALDQGAYTVNDVVKNVSGVNQFTFYNDITIRGHRIKGQDLSGNLVNGMRAFTSFWKQQLIPHIERVEVIKGPASALFGNASAGGTINRVTKKPLKEKRQSISSTVGSFNTFRMLGDFTGPMTQDESLLYRLNLGYENSGSFRDLQYAKNLVVAPSFSFLPSEKTLLNFDVVYQKSDGMLDRGQAVFGNGDLFSVPISKSINAVNDYLKEESLNVTISLRHQITDGLSFNSVFMRSDYSEDLQEHRGNNKFANNGDGSLDIEKVEMRMGIRQRSWSNNNFSNYFNYDFSTGDVDHKLLVGYDYFQQTLRPGGSQLQARGYLTADRTGSINSYNPDNRELYALDADGNPIPVVPHFDLTDPYGNQLQDISKYIYSTNSFPQSSLYSHGVYVQEQMKIGKWRVLLGLRQEYYTDLLNYKTDNEEKVTQDALIPRVGVVYSLTPNINLYGTYVQGYQPQTATVINNPEAGGPFDPLTSELKEVGVKSDWFEGRLSATMALYYLTEKGTLYNANDPGNPDLLVQTGKDLSKGVELDLVGRITDNWSVIVNYAYNQATIEEGDDENLVGRQKPNAPKHAGNLWTKYIISEGNLKGLGFGLGGNFVTERFGSLGATEEPPVFPGYELVNAAVYYKIDKFQIQMNFNNVFDKTHWVGGYDYIRAFPGAPRNVMTTVSYTF from the coding sequence ATGAAAAACAGTTTGCTTTTTTTGGTTCTCTTAAGCTTAAGCACCCTAAGCATGGCTCAAACAGGGAAACTAACAGGCACCGTCACTGACCAAAACGGCGAGGGGGCACAATACGTCAATGTACTCCTTGATGGTACGGGAAGAGGAACCCTCACCGATAAGGATGGAAGTTATACATTGGAGAATGTTGCAGCAGGTGAACAGACCGTTAAATTCAGTTCTTTCACCTATTCTCCCGTGTTTAGGACAGTGGTCATCAAGGAAGGTCAGACCACGACCCTGGATATTTCAGTAGATGAAGATGAGCTTCAGCTACAGACAGTGGAAATTATAGGCCGGGCAGAAACAAGCTATAAAAATACCAATTCGTTCATTGGGACGAAGTCCTCTACACCTATCCGGGATGTACCCCAGTCCATTGGCTATGTGACCAAAGAGCTGGCACTGGACCAAGGAGCGTACACGGTAAACGATGTGGTCAAAAATGTCAGTGGCGTAAATCAATTTACATTTTATAATGACATCACCATCCGTGGGCATCGTATCAAAGGCCAAGATCTTTCAGGTAACCTGGTGAATGGCATGCGTGCTTTTACCAGTTTCTGGAAGCAACAATTGATTCCACATATCGAGCGGGTTGAGGTGATCAAAGGACCTGCTTCTGCCCTTTTTGGGAATGCTTCAGCCGGTGGGACGATCAATAGGGTGACCAAAAAACCACTAAAAGAGAAGCGCCAATCCATCAGCTCCACGGTGGGAAGCTTTAATACCTTTCGCATGCTCGGCGACTTTACCGGGCCAATGACCCAGGATGAAAGCCTTCTGTATCGCTTAAATCTTGGTTATGAAAATTCAGGAAGCTTCCGTGACCTGCAGTATGCCAAGAACTTGGTCGTAGCTCCTTCATTTTCATTTTTGCCATCAGAGAAGACTTTGTTAAACTTCGATGTGGTGTATCAAAAATCCGATGGCATGCTGGACCGTGGGCAGGCAGTATTCGGTAACGGAGATCTCTTTTCCGTACCGATCAGCAAATCCATCAATGCCGTCAATGACTACTTGAAGGAGGAAAGTCTCAATGTGACCATTTCCCTTCGTCATCAAATTACCGATGGCCTGAGCTTCAATTCCGTTTTCATGCGTTCAGATTACAGTGAGGACCTTCAAGAGCACCGGGGCAATAATAAGTTTGCCAATAATGGTGACGGAAGTCTTGACATTGAGAAGGTGGAAATGCGGATGGGGATCCGTCAAAGGAGCTGGAGCAACAATAACTTTAGCAATTATTTTAACTATGATTTCAGCACTGGTGATGTGGACCATAAACTGCTCGTGGGGTATGATTACTTCCAGCAGACCCTGCGCCCAGGTGGCTCGCAACTTCAAGCCAGAGGGTATCTCACCGCAGACCGTACAGGCTCGATCAACTCTTATAATCCAGACAATAGGGAATTGTATGCCTTGGATGCGGATGGTAATCCCATCCCTGTCGTACCGCATTTTGACCTGACTGATCCGTACGGAAACCAACTGCAGGATATCAGTAAATACATTTACAGCACCAATAGTTTTCCGCAATCCAGCCTTTACTCGCATGGGGTATATGTACAGGAGCAAATGAAGATCGGAAAATGGAGGGTTTTGTTGGGGCTTCGTCAGGAGTACTATACCGATTTGCTGAATTATAAGACAGATAATGAGGAAAAAGTGACACAGGATGCCCTAATTCCCCGGGTAGGCGTGGTTTACTCCCTGACACCCAATATTAACCTGTATGGTACCTACGTCCAAGGCTACCAACCCCAAACAGCCACGGTGATCAATAACCCAGAAGCGGGTGGGCCATTTGATCCCCTGACCAGTGAGCTGAAGGAAGTCGGTGTGAAGAGTGATTGGTTTGAAGGCCGGTTAAGTGCTACCATGGCCCTGTACTACCTTACGGAAAAAGGGACACTATACAATGCAAATGATCCCGGCAATCCTGACTTGCTAGTACAGACCGGAAAGGACCTTTCCAAAGGAGTGGAGCTTGACTTGGTCGGAAGGATTACCGATAACTGGAGTGTGATAGTCAATTATGCTTACAACCAAGCTACCATTGAGGAAGGTGATGATGAAAACCTTGTGGGCCGTCAAAAGCCCAATGCACCCAAGCACGCAGGGAACCTATGGACAAAATATATCATCAGCGAAGGAAACCTGAAAGGGCTGGGATTCGGTCTTGGTGGTAACTTCGTGACAGAGCGATTTGGGTCATTAGGGGCTACCGAGGAGCCACCGGTTTTTCCGGGGTACGAGCTGGTAAATGCTGCAGTTTATTACAAGATCGACAAATTCCAAATCCAGATGAATTTTAACAATGTCTTTGATAAAACCCACTGGGTAGGAGGATACGATTACATCAGGGCATTCCCGGGAGCTCCACGCAATGTCATGACCACGGTTTCTTATACATTTTAA
- a CDS encoding PepSY-associated TM helix domain-containing protein, with the protein MDNKLIWKIHNWVGLYVGVVIAFLSITGAAALFRPEVDRLLNPHLTKAAPQPDQVSLTGAVEEVLATHPDHELFEVELPKAYLDTWNIRLRPKDPDPMQPTFWEVFVNPYTGEVLGERNYFKSFSYFLRNIHVRLYEAQFGRQLVGLAGIALLISTITGLLIYGKFTKKQEFGNIRKKNLRITQADLHKFVGITALAFNLVIAITGAWLGLQVYLMQAVGMDQPNGFVRKEKPFTVEEDTNYALDYEEVLETTRKEFPALQVWNIRPTTNGEGIIQVLGNVQGQAYERRSNKLFLDKKDFSVHRKYNISEQGLGEKLYYVQESFHFGDFGGLPLKLLYCVLAIGSSFLSLSGFIIFLERTKKKRSQKPSYVPLKPLLLRWGAGMAVFIIIVAILSTNFGIAVPSLLVTTGIYGFFIYLIIKAIWKRYVGAGPFSGTSDSVA; encoded by the coding sequence ATGGATAATAAGTTAATTTGGAAGATTCACAACTGGGTGGGCTTGTATGTGGGGGTAGTAATTGCCTTTCTCAGCATTACAGGCGCGGCTGCACTTTTCAGACCAGAGGTGGACCGGTTGCTGAATCCCCATTTGACGAAGGCGGCTCCTCAGCCAGACCAGGTTTCGCTCACCGGTGCCGTGGAGGAAGTCCTTGCGACCCATCCTGACCATGAGCTTTTTGAGGTCGAACTTCCCAAGGCTTACCTTGACACTTGGAATATACGACTGAGACCAAAAGATCCGGATCCCATGCAACCGACATTTTGGGAGGTTTTTGTCAATCCATATACAGGTGAAGTGCTGGGTGAAAGGAATTACTTTAAAAGTTTCAGTTATTTTTTGAGAAATATCCATGTGAGACTGTATGAAGCCCAATTTGGTAGGCAATTGGTAGGCCTTGCAGGAATCGCCCTGCTCATATCCACCATCACAGGCCTGCTCATTTACGGGAAATTTACCAAGAAGCAAGAATTCGGTAATATCAGAAAGAAAAACCTGAGGATCACCCAAGCAGATTTACATAAATTCGTCGGCATCACTGCACTCGCTTTTAACCTGGTCATAGCCATCACTGGTGCATGGCTCGGGCTGCAGGTGTATCTGATGCAAGCTGTTGGCATGGATCAGCCCAATGGCTTTGTACGGAAGGAGAAGCCTTTCACTGTTGAGGAAGATACCAATTATGCATTGGATTATGAGGAAGTATTGGAAACGACAAGAAAGGAGTTTCCTGCGTTGCAGGTATGGAATATCCGTCCGACTACTAACGGGGAAGGCATTATCCAAGTCCTCGGAAACGTTCAAGGCCAAGCCTATGAAAGAAGGTCCAATAAGCTGTTTTTGGATAAAAAGGATTTTAGTGTGCACCGTAAATACAATATTAGTGAGCAAGGTTTGGGAGAAAAGCTTTACTATGTTCAGGAATCGTTTCATTTTGGGGACTTTGGTGGATTGCCACTAAAGTTGCTATACTGTGTATTGGCAATTGGGTCTTCATTTCTTTCCTTAAGTGGGTTTATCATTTTTCTGGAACGCACCAAAAAGAAGCGTTCGCAGAAGCCCAGTTATGTACCTCTGAAGCCGCTGCTGTTGCGTTGGGGAGCAGGAATGGCTGTATTTATCATTATTGTGGCGATTCTAAGCACCAATTTTGGCATTGCTGTCCCTTCTTTACTAGTCACGACAGGCATATACGGCTTCTTTATTTATTTGATCATTAAGGCCATATGGAAACGGTATGTCGGTGCAGGACCGTTTTCTGGCACATCTGATTCTGTGGCATGA
- a CDS encoding enolase C-terminal domain-like protein, protein MKSSTVIKKIAADDVRFPLQGGAGSDAIHSKPTYAYAVCRLMTETGHEGTGLAFTLGEGNNLVCDAILYLAKHIQGKEINELMAEFGKTYRAMLEDPHFRWLGPHKGVVHLALASVVNACFDLWAKSHQVPLWKLLITLSPEALADTLDFSHCEEIINREEVIQMLQSKNGGKPEREKILSLGYPGYDTSIGWFNYRDDQVVRNIQKAMDKGFTAMKLKVGSAQSTRDIRRAALVRKIAGDHAKIMFDANQQWNLPQAIEICKELHELNPYWIEEPTHPDDILAHVRLAEEVPIKIALGEHVPNKILFKNFLQSGCMSFNQVDTVRVGGISEFILISLLSKKFNVPVVPHVGDMGQIHQHLVLFNHIALDHPALLLEHIPHLNDYFVHPVSIMEGRYQTPQAPGISADLKG, encoded by the coding sequence ATGAAAAGCTCAACAGTGATCAAGAAAATAGCAGCGGACGATGTGCGTTTCCCGCTCCAGGGAGGAGCTGGCTCAGACGCCATACACAGCAAGCCAACTTACGCCTATGCCGTATGTAGGCTCATGACCGAAACCGGGCACGAGGGGACTGGGCTGGCCTTTACATTAGGAGAGGGGAATAATCTGGTCTGTGATGCTATCTTATACTTGGCCAAGCATATCCAAGGTAAAGAAATCAACGAATTGATGGCTGAATTTGGCAAAACCTACCGGGCCATGTTGGAAGATCCGCACTTCCGGTGGCTCGGACCGCATAAGGGCGTGGTACACTTAGCACTGGCTTCGGTCGTGAATGCCTGCTTTGACTTATGGGCAAAATCACATCAAGTACCGTTATGGAAGCTTTTGATAACGCTCTCACCAGAAGCATTGGCGGACACGCTGGACTTCTCTCACTGTGAAGAGATTATAAACCGAGAGGAAGTGATCCAAATGCTCCAGTCCAAAAACGGTGGCAAACCAGAACGGGAAAAAATCCTATCATTAGGCTACCCTGGCTATGACACATCCATTGGCTGGTTCAATTACAGGGATGACCAAGTGGTCAGGAATATCCAGAAAGCCATGGACAAGGGTTTTACCGCTATGAAATTAAAAGTGGGCAGTGCTCAATCAACGCGCGACATCAGAAGGGCTGCCTTGGTACGTAAAATCGCCGGTGACCATGCCAAGATCATGTTTGACGCCAACCAACAATGGAACCTCCCCCAAGCCATTGAGATCTGCAAGGAATTGCATGAGCTAAACCCCTATTGGATCGAAGAACCCACCCATCCGGATGATATCCTAGCCCATGTCCGGCTAGCAGAAGAAGTCCCCATTAAAATCGCTCTGGGAGAACATGTACCCAATAAAATACTTTTCAAAAACTTCCTTCAATCGGGATGCATGAGCTTTAATCAAGTGGATACCGTCCGGGTCGGTGGTATTTCCGAATTTATTCTGATCAGTTTGCTTTCCAAAAAATTCAATGTGCCTGTCGTACCACATGTGGGAGACATGGGTCAAATCCATCAACACTTGGTACTATTTAACCATATTGCCCTGGATCACCCTGCGCTATTGCTGGAGCATATTCCTCATCTTAACGACTATTTTGTCCATCCTGTAAGTATCATGGAAGGACGCTATCAAACCCCTCAAGCACCGGGCATAAGTGCCGACCTCAAAGGATAA
- a CDS encoding DUF4919 domain-containing protein has product MKKVVIFCFVFLYGQVCEAQYWDFEKPDYEKIAEAIKDEASLMHYPPLLERYQRADSTLSLIEMRHLYYGFVFHPAYTTDEPVKVKDSLDAVLRKEVHHDEDLKQIVRLGSRILEKNPFDLKVMNYQLYAVEQLKDTVGVKKITFKMDMIFETLLSSGDGATKETAFFVIDPAHELILMETLGLRSGDKRQAIGKYDFLELAANDIGLEGLYFDLSPQRNFLINSLRNNNL; this is encoded by the coding sequence ATGAAAAAAGTAGTGATTTTTTGTTTTGTGTTTCTCTATGGCCAAGTTTGCGAGGCGCAGTATTGGGATTTTGAAAAACCCGACTATGAAAAGATAGCAGAGGCGATTAAAGATGAAGCGTCCCTTATGCATTATCCGCCATTATTGGAGCGGTATCAACGTGCCGATTCGACGCTTTCCCTGATAGAAATGCGTCACCTATACTACGGCTTTGTGTTTCACCCTGCCTATACCACTGATGAGCCGGTGAAGGTAAAGGATAGCCTTGATGCCGTCCTTCGGAAGGAAGTGCATCATGATGAAGACCTTAAGCAGATTGTACGCCTGGGGAGTAGAATCCTCGAAAAAAATCCTTTTGACCTGAAAGTGATGAATTATCAATTATATGCGGTGGAGCAGCTTAAGGATACCGTAGGAGTTAAAAAAATCACCTTCAAAATGGACATGATCTTTGAGACGTTACTCAGTTCGGGTGATGGAGCTACCAAGGAGACTGCCTTTTTTGTAATAGACCCTGCGCACGAGCTGATCTTGATGGAGACGTTGGGTTTGAGGTCGGGAGATAAGCGTCAGGCGATTGGAAAATATGATTTTTTGGAATTGGCGGCCAACGATATTGGTTTAGAAGGTTTGTATTTTGATCTTAGTCCCCAAAGAAATTTTCTCATAAATTCATTACGAAACAATAATCTATAA